Proteins from a genomic interval of Verrucomicrobiota bacterium:
- a CDS encoding FtsX-like permease family protein — protein FLADAPTNRVADVAASLTRALRDFGLELTPTTRRMAQLNAVQNTYLGTFQILGGLGLLLGSAGLGVVVLRNVLERRGELALLRAVGFRAKALRWLVLSEHGALLLLGLGCGVVAAVVAVAPAVLSPTAPMPYDSLTVTLGAVLASGAVWTWLATVFALRGRLLDALRSE, from the coding sequence ACTTCCTCGCGGACGCGCCGACCAACCGCGTTGCCGACGTGGCTGCTTCGCTTACACGCGCGCTGCGCGACTTCGGCCTCGAACTCACACCCACGACCCGGCGCATGGCGCAGCTCAACGCGGTGCAGAACACCTATCTTGGCACGTTCCAAATCCTCGGCGGCCTCGGCCTGCTGCTCGGCAGCGCGGGCCTCGGCGTGGTGGTGCTGCGCAATGTCCTGGAGCGTCGCGGCGAACTGGCGCTGCTGCGGGCGGTGGGCTTCCGCGCAAAGGCGCTGCGATGGCTGGTGTTGAGCGAGCACGGCGCGCTGCTGTTGCTCGGGCTGGGCTGCGGCGTGGTCGCGGCGGTGGTGGCGGTGGCGCCGGCGGTGTTGTCGCCGACCGCGCCGATGCCGTATGATTCGCTCACGGTGACGCTTGGCGCGGTGCTGGCGAGCGGCGCGGTGTGGACGTGGCTGGCGACGGTCTTCGCGCTGCGCGGCCGGCTGCTGGACGCGCTGCGGAGCGAGTGA